The DNA segment TAGGTGCTGACCATGGTGGATATGAATTAAAAGAAAAAATCAAAAAACACCTTTTAGAAAAAAATTATGAGGTATTTGATTTAGGAACTCATTCAACAGATTCTGTAGACTACCCAGAATTTGGACATGCTGTTGGACATGCTGTGGCAGATAAAAAGGCTGATTTTGGAATAATCGTATGTGGAACAGGAATTGGAATCTCAATTGCTGCAAATAAAGTTCCAGGAGTAAGAGCAGCTCTTTGCACAAACACAACTATGGCTAGACTTACTAGAGAACATAACAATGCTAACATCCTTGCTATGGGTGGAAGAATTGTAGGAGACGTACTTGCACTTGAAATGGTAGATGTATTCCTAAGCACAAATTTTGCTGGTGGAAGACACGAAAGAAGAGTAAACACT comes from the Fusobacterium sp. DD2 genome and includes:
- the rpiB gene encoding ribose 5-phosphate isomerase B — translated: MKIALGADHGGYELKEKIKKHLLEKNYEVFDLGTHSTDSVDYPEFGHAVGHAVADKKADFGIIVCGTGIGISIAANKVPGVRAALCTNTTMARLTREHNNANILAMGGRIVGDVLALEMVDVFLSTNFAGGRHERRVNTIENI